Proteins from a single region of Sphaerochaeta globosa str. Buddy:
- a CDS encoding ABC transporter permease, with product MHGTMKRKSLSKTDPALFFALVTVWLSFAVFIFLPLIRLLLTTFIVDGALSFTNMKKVLGTGYNIRALYGSLILATAVSLSGTFLGYLFALAVTRTNLPKILKTLLGAVTILPLISPPFTSSISLTLALGPNGMLLKAFGIGDFSIYGFLGTWISETLTYFPVAFMVITAILNTMSATLDDAALCLGASRWRMFRTITIPLSLPGIGNSVLLLFGASLADFATPLILGGHTFPVLPTEAYLLITGMFDLRGGATLSFLLLVPALLVFFLQRMLLGNKSFVSVTGKNGARTEFARLPSALTAFIAVICSFLVVFILYLYAIILWGSFVKVWSVNNSFTLDHYLYVFKHGQKAISDTLLIAILSTVIGSVLAVVIGYVAQRKQFVGKRFFEFSSMLNYALPGTVVGIAYIIAFNQRPILLTGTLSILVAAYVFRYYATGIRSVIASLEQIDPALEEASLSLGASSIRTFTHVTIPLIIPAVLAGMRYLFIHCMTAISATIFLVSVRWTLLTTRILESMTELQFSQASAFSMVLIVIVFIADAIMLYLMKLSTSKFHKSQEISYEKVGA from the coding sequence ATGCATGGTACGATGAAACGCAAGTCACTCTCCAAAACCGACCCGGCACTCTTTTTTGCCCTGGTTACCGTTTGGCTTTCGTTCGCTGTTTTCATTTTCCTTCCTTTGATACGTCTCTTGCTGACTACCTTCATAGTCGACGGAGCCTTGTCATTTACCAACATGAAAAAGGTGTTGGGAACCGGATATAACATCAGGGCATTGTACGGCAGTTTGATTCTTGCCACCGCAGTCAGCCTCTCAGGCACCTTCTTGGGGTACTTGTTTGCCCTTGCCGTAACCCGGACCAATCTACCAAAAATTCTTAAGACCTTGTTGGGGGCTGTCACCATCCTGCCGCTCATTTCCCCTCCGTTTACCAGCAGTATCTCCTTGACGCTGGCTCTGGGGCCCAACGGCATGTTGCTCAAAGCATTCGGCATTGGTGATTTCTCCATCTATGGGTTTCTGGGAACGTGGATTTCTGAAACCCTGACGTATTTCCCGGTTGCCTTCATGGTCATTACCGCGATTCTGAATACCATGAGCGCAACCCTCGACGATGCCGCCCTCTGCCTGGGAGCATCGCGCTGGAGAATGTTCAGAACCATTACCATTCCCCTGTCGCTGCCGGGTATCGGCAACTCAGTGTTGCTGTTGTTCGGGGCAAGCTTGGCCGACTTTGCCACCCCACTCATTCTGGGAGGGCACACGTTCCCGGTATTGCCTACTGAAGCCTACTTGCTGATCACCGGCATGTTCGACCTGAGAGGCGGAGCAACCCTTTCCTTCCTGTTGTTGGTTCCTGCCTTGCTGGTGTTCTTTTTACAGCGCATGCTGCTTGGCAACAAGAGCTTTGTATCGGTGACAGGAAAGAACGGTGCCCGTACGGAGTTTGCGAGACTTCCCTCTGCTTTGACAGCCTTTATTGCCGTCATCTGCTCCTTCTTGGTGGTGTTCATCCTCTACCTCTATGCGATCATCCTCTGGGGTTCGTTCGTGAAGGTCTGGAGCGTGAACAACAGTTTCACCCTCGACCACTACCTCTATGTATTCAAGCATGGGCAGAAGGCCATTTCGGACACCCTCTTGATTGCAATCCTCTCGACGGTCATCGGTTCGGTTCTTGCAGTGGTAATCGGCTACGTTGCCCAGCGCAAGCAGTTCGTCGGCAAGCGCTTCTTTGAATTCAGCAGCATGCTCAATTACGCACTTCCCGGTACGGTTGTCGGTATTGCTTACATTATTGCCTTCAACCAGCGTCCGATCCTTTTGACCGGCACCTTGAGCATTCTGGTTGCCGCCTATGTATTCCGCTACTATGCCACCGGCATCCGCTCGGTGATCGCCTCCCTTGAGCAAATCGACCCGGCCCTTGAGGAGGCTTCCCTCAGCCTTGGGGCTAGCTCGATCCGCACCTTCACCCATGTCACCATTCCCTTGATCATCCCGGCAGTGCTTGCAGGTATGCGTTATCTGTTCATCCACTGCATGACAGCCATCAGTGCAACCATATTCCTGGTATCGGTGCGTTGGACGCTCCTGACTACCAGAATCCTGGAGAGCATGACCGAGCTGCAGTTTTCCCAGGCATCGGCATTCTCCATGGTCCTGATCGTCATCGTCTTCATTGCCGATGCAATCATGCTGTACCTGATGAAGCTTTCCACCTCCAAATTCCATAAATCCCAGGAGATTTCCTATGAAAAAGTCGGCGCTTGA
- a CDS encoding ABC transporter permease, whose amino-acid sequence MADKPLVIRTKPPLWTRLKSQKFLLLMLLPGLVWYLLFRYLPLLGLSLGFTDYGFRSKVSFVGLENFQRLLSSTIFWNAFRNTLVISLANIVFYFPAPLIVALMINELKSVKSKRFIQFLIYIPYFFSWVVVGSIFVNLLSPSTGLVNNIITKFGGEPVYFMASAKFFRPVLVSSYIWRQMGYGAVIYVASLTTVQPELYEAATIDGAGHWGQMLHVTLPGIRSTIVTMLLLNLSHVLLIFEQVLVMYNAAVYDVADVLQTYVFREGVLAGDLGYSIAVGMFTSIVSLTLVLSTNKLSARFLDEPIL is encoded by the coding sequence ATGGCAGACAAACCACTCGTTATTCGTACAAAACCACCGCTTTGGACACGGTTGAAGAGCCAGAAGTTTTTGCTTCTGATGCTCCTGCCGGGCTTGGTCTGGTACCTGTTGTTCAGATACCTGCCCCTTTTGGGACTGTCCCTCGGGTTCACCGACTATGGATTCCGCTCAAAGGTCTCGTTCGTGGGGCTGGAGAACTTCCAGCGCCTCTTGTCTTCGACAATCTTTTGGAATGCATTCCGCAATACCTTGGTGATAAGCCTGGCAAACATTGTGTTCTACTTCCCCGCACCCCTCATCGTTGCCCTGATGATCAACGAGTTGAAGAGTGTGAAGTCCAAGCGGTTCATCCAGTTCCTCATCTACATTCCCTACTTTTTCAGCTGGGTTGTGGTAGGAAGCATTTTCGTCAATCTGCTCTCCCCTTCCACCGGTTTGGTAAACAATATCATCACCAAGTTCGGAGGGGAGCCGGTCTACTTCATGGCAAGTGCGAAATTCTTCCGCCCGGTTCTGGTCAGTTCCTATATCTGGCGGCAAATGGGCTACGGGGCGGTCATTTATGTGGCGAGCCTGACGACGGTGCAGCCCGAGCTCTACGAGGCTGCAACCATCGACGGGGCCGGCCATTGGGGACAGATGTTGCATGTCACACTGCCCGGTATCCGCAGTACCATCGTAACCATGCTGCTGCTTAATCTCAGCCACGTGCTGTTGATCTTCGAACAGGTCCTGGTCATGTACAATGCAGCCGTCTACGATGTGGCCGATGTACTGCAGACGTACGTATTCCGAGAAGGGGTGCTTGCAGGAGACCTGGGGTACTCGATTGCCGTGGGTATGTTCACTTCGATTGTAAGCTTGACGTTGGTGCTTTCCACCAACAAGCTCAGCGCCCGGTTCCTCGACGAACCGATTTTGTAG
- a CDS encoding sensor histidine kinase, whose translation MNKANANDVVLHVLSLVLESILVYLVSLLFHEAFIVLSCFLIYCTLRPTLGEQRLVVDVLSALLVPIVLAVVRFTAFPTFSWTAAVLILVAGSLASLVVKYRSRLTKKGEKSITKAAHQHMLATLAHEIRTPLTIMQTTENVLMEQIPGPLNARQRKFMESIFINTHRLITFSENMLTLLKMEQDWQPDLSKPIDLRLLIRQVSDTMQPMLLVKKQQIKCFFPSLLSRPKADEAWIRQVLINLIHNASKHTDEQGSILITVTQDDRQVVVTVTDTGHGLLGSERETLFKEFYQENQDKREYQDGFGLGLSIVRAIIERHHGKVYITSTKEMGTMVSFNLPAEASR comes from the coding sequence GGTATTGGAATCCATCCTAGTGTACCTTGTCTCGTTGCTTTTTCATGAAGCCTTTATCGTCCTGTCCTGCTTCCTGATTTATTGTACGTTGCGCCCGACCCTTGGAGAACAACGCCTCGTGGTGGACGTCCTGAGCGCTCTTTTGGTTCCAATAGTTCTGGCAGTTGTTCGGTTCACAGCGTTTCCTACCTTCTCCTGGACCGCCGCAGTTCTTATCCTGGTTGCAGGTTCGCTTGCTTCCCTGGTGGTCAAATATCGATCACGATTGACCAAGAAGGGAGAGAAATCGATCACCAAAGCAGCCCACCAGCACATGTTGGCAACCCTTGCCCATGAGATCAGGACCCCGCTTACCATCATGCAGACAACGGAGAATGTCTTGATGGAGCAAATTCCCGGCCCGCTCAACGCCCGCCAGAGAAAATTCATGGAGTCGATATTCATCAACACCCACCGACTGATCACCTTCAGTGAGAACATGCTGACACTATTGAAGATGGAACAGGATTGGCAACCCGACCTATCCAAGCCCATCGACCTCAGGCTTTTGATCCGTCAAGTCAGCGATACCATGCAACCGATGCTGCTGGTAAAAAAGCAGCAGATCAAATGCTTCTTTCCCTCGCTTTTGTCACGACCCAAGGCTGACGAGGCTTGGATCCGCCAAGTCCTGATCAACCTGATCCACAACGCCAGTAAGCACACCGATGAGCAGGGCTCTATTCTCATTACGGTGACACAGGATGACCGGCAGGTGGTCGTCACCGTAACCGATACCGGCCACGGCCTGCTGGGCAGTGAGAGGGAGACCTTGTTCAAGGAGTTCTACCAGGAGAACCAGGACAAGAGGGAGTATCAGGATGGATTCGGCCTCGGTCTCTCCATTGTTCGGGCCATCATCGAGCGCCACCATGGCAAGGTGTACATAACCAGTACCAAGGAGATGGGTACCATGGTATCATTCAATCTACCGGCGGAGGCTTCAAGGTGA
- a CDS encoding ABC transporter ATP-binding protein produces the protein MKKSALELKDVTKVFQKGRETVRAVDTVNLLVEEGELVTFLGPSGCGKTTTLRMVAGFELPSGGQITIQGEDMTNTPVNKRGIGFVFQNYALFPHMSVFNNVAYGLKSRGEKDDAIRPKVIKALLLVGLQNTENRYPSQLSGGEQQRVALARVIVMEPKLLLMDEPLSNLDAKLRLHMRTEIRKLQKKLGITCLYVTHDQSEALTMADRIVVMNKGKVEQIGTPFEIYSNPQSLFVADFIGQANIVKLEVTAIDDETLTASVPGGKTYAAKALKPDKYQKTEVIYHVGNNAALVVRPESIQVEQQSSDPSSFPAQVISSIFVGSHIEYELRLKNNTEIKASVPYLSGMKIFEEGSEVYALFDSSNSAFLPA, from the coding sequence ATGAAAAAGTCGGCGCTTGAACTCAAAGATGTAACGAAAGTATTCCAGAAAGGCCGGGAAACCGTCCGTGCTGTCGATACCGTCAACCTCTTGGTGGAAGAGGGTGAGCTGGTTACGTTCCTCGGCCCCTCCGGCTGCGGCAAGACAACGACACTGCGCATGGTTGCAGGCTTCGAGCTCCCCAGCGGTGGACAGATTACCATCCAAGGCGAGGACATGACCAATACGCCGGTGAACAAGCGGGGTATCGGGTTTGTGTTCCAGAACTATGCCCTGTTTCCCCATATGAGCGTTTTCAACAATGTGGCATACGGCCTGAAGTCCAGGGGCGAGAAGGATGATGCAATACGGCCCAAGGTGATCAAGGCCTTGCTTCTGGTAGGGTTGCAGAATACGGAGAACCGCTATCCCAGTCAGCTCTCCGGCGGCGAGCAGCAGCGCGTCGCTCTGGCCCGGGTCATTGTGATGGAACCCAAGCTATTGTTGATGGACGAGCCGCTTTCCAACCTGGATGCAAAGCTACGCCTGCATATGCGCACCGAAATCCGCAAGTTGCAGAAGAAGCTGGGTATTACGTGCCTCTATGTCACCCATGACCAGAGCGAGGCTCTCACCATGGCTGACCGCATTGTGGTCATGAACAAGGGCAAGGTGGAGCAGATCGGCACCCCGTTTGAGATCTACAGCAATCCGCAGTCCTTGTTTGTCGCCGACTTCATCGGCCAGGCCAATATTGTGAAGTTGGAAGTAACGGCCATTGATGATGAAACACTCACAGCCAGTGTGCCTGGAGGCAAAACCTATGCAGCAAAGGCCCTTAAGCCGGACAAGTACCAAAAGACCGAGGTGATTTACCACGTAGGAAACAATGCCGCCTTGGTAGTACGACCGGAGAGCATCCAAGTGGAACAGCAGAGCAGCGATCCTAGTTCGTTTCCTGCACAGGTTATTTCATCCATTTTTGTGGGCAGCCATATCGAGTATGAGCTGCGCCTGAAAAACAACACGGAGATCAAGGCCTCGGTTCCCTACCTTTCGGGGATGAAAATCTTCGAGGAGGGCAGTGAGGTTTACGCCCTGTTCGACTCCTCCAACTCGGCGTTCCTGCCTGCTTGA
- a CDS encoding ABC transporter substrate-binding protein has translation MNKMQKVLTLLLLVALCMAPVFAAGVEEAKPKVGGTLNVYSIMPEKYATKIFEEFTKETGIKVNFVRLSSGEALARIIAEKANPQVDALWGGPADTYEAGVLEGVFDVYVPSEAAKVPTQFKSAKGYWTGIGVIPLTFMSNAKYLKEKGLNPPTSWNDLLDPAYKNSLQMADARTSGTATERIYSLVKVMGEDEAFAYQKKLHQNIQLYTKGGAGGAMPVATGQAASGVFYIVDALDIQQQGYDLVISYPKEGVTYGVEASGIIKGAKNLEAAKALMDWASTKRLGEVMVANLINYIPTRPDVTVTNPALDMSKVKLLEAEVAWKGENRTRLVERWIAEVIQQ, from the coding sequence ATGAACAAAATGCAGAAAGTACTGACTCTCCTGCTGTTGGTTGCTCTGTGTATGGCACCCGTCTTTGCAGCCGGTGTGGAAGAGGCCAAGCCCAAGGTAGGAGGAACACTGAATGTGTATTCCATCATGCCTGAGAAGTATGCCACCAAGATTTTTGAAGAATTCACCAAGGAAACCGGAATCAAGGTGAATTTTGTACGCCTTTCCTCGGGTGAGGCTCTTGCGAGAATCATCGCCGAGAAAGCTAATCCGCAGGTCGATGCTCTGTGGGGCGGCCCAGCCGACACCTATGAAGCCGGCGTACTTGAGGGTGTATTCGATGTGTATGTACCCTCCGAAGCTGCTAAGGTTCCCACCCAGTTCAAGTCCGCAAAGGGCTACTGGACCGGAATCGGTGTCATTCCGCTCACATTCATGAGCAATGCCAAATACCTCAAGGAAAAAGGCCTGAATCCCCCGACCAGCTGGAACGACCTGCTTGATCCCGCCTACAAGAACAGCCTGCAGATGGCCGATGCCCGCACCAGCGGCACAGCTACCGAACGCATCTACTCGTTGGTGAAGGTAATGGGTGAGGACGAAGCGTTTGCCTACCAGAAGAAGCTTCACCAGAACATTCAGCTCTACACCAAGGGCGGAGCCGGTGGTGCCATGCCGGTTGCAACCGGTCAGGCTGCCTCGGGTGTCTTCTACATCGTCGACGCACTTGACATCCAGCAACAGGGTTACGATTTGGTCATTTCCTATCCCAAGGAAGGCGTGACCTACGGTGTTGAGGCCTCGGGCATCATTAAGGGAGCAAAGAACCTGGAAGCTGCAAAGGCTCTCATGGATTGGGCTTCCACCAAGAGACTCGGTGAAGTCATGGTTGCCAACCTGATCAACTACATCCCCACCAGACCCGATGTAACGGTCACCAACCCGGCATTGGACATGTCCAAAGTCAAGTTGCTTGAAGCTGAGGTTGCATGGAAGGGCGAGAATCGGACCCGTCTGGTTGAACGCTGGATTGCTGAAGTCATTCAGCAGTAA
- a CDS encoding response regulator transcription factor, with translation MKGKVLVVDDERDIQDVLAFVLEDAGYETRTTGRGDEALVLAQEWLPDIVILDIGLPGLNGLEVCPRLVAMDIPVIVLSSHDRDDQIVEGLEVGAEDYVSKPFNLKELLLRVEKILRRTRPAEAAAALLAIGSLTIDMRKSAVSIEGELINLTPTEYKIVEFLAKHAHTPVSSEMLLQQVWNAEEWIQGPEMVKVNISRLRKKLEKDPSNPRYLLNRWGYGYLLTDTSLIGK, from the coding sequence GTGAAAGGGAAAGTCTTGGTAGTCGATGATGAGCGTGACATTCAGGATGTACTTGCTTTTGTGCTCGAGGATGCCGGCTATGAGACCAGGACCACCGGCCGCGGCGATGAAGCCCTGGTCCTTGCACAAGAGTGGCTGCCCGATATCGTAATCCTCGATATAGGACTGCCCGGCCTCAATGGTTTGGAAGTATGTCCCCGCTTGGTAGCCATGGACATTCCGGTAATTGTGTTGAGCAGCCACGACCGTGACGACCAGATTGTTGAAGGTCTGGAGGTCGGGGCTGAGGACTATGTTTCCAAGCCGTTCAACCTTAAGGAGCTGTTGCTCAGAGTAGAGAAGATTCTACGCAGAACCAGACCGGCCGAAGCAGCGGCTGCCCTCCTTGCCATCGGCTCTCTAACCATCGATATGCGTAAGAGTGCCGTTTCCATCGAGGGAGAGCTGATTAATCTCACCCCGACGGAGTACAAGATTGTTGAGTTTCTGGCCAAGCATGCCCATACGCCGGTCTCCAGTGAAATGCTGCTGCAGCAGGTTTGGAATGCTGAAGAGTGGATTCAGGGCCCTGAGATGGTGAAGGTGAATATCAGCAGGTTGCGTAAGAAACTGGAGAAGGATCCTTCCAATCCTCGCTATCTGCTCAACCGTTGGGGGTATGGCTACCTTCTGACCGATACCTCTCTCATTGGGAAATGA
- a CDS encoding glycoside hydrolase family 3 C-terminal domain-containing protein — protein sequence MTARQRAQELVERMNLPQMMSQLRHDAPAIESLGIPAYNWWNEGLHGSARSGTATVFPQAIGLASLFDPDFLYAVASVVSTEQRAKYNLFTHENDRDIYKGLTVWSPNVNIFRDPRWGRGQETFGEDPYLTARLAVAFIRGLQGEGPVLKTASCVKHFAAHSGPEPLRHGFNAVVGKKDLEETYLPAFASAVKEAKADAVMGAYSALNDEPCCASSFLMEETLRLRWGFEGMYISDCWAIRDFHLNHKVTKNEEESAALALKRGCDLACGCEYQSLEKAFQKGLITREQIKKAAIRVMTTRFKLGQFDQGTAYDTLGLESLDSDEHAALAFEASCRSLVLLKNDALLPLKKEAVSCLAVIGPNADSRQALWGNYHGTSSRYVTILEGLRDYVGSSTRILYSEGSNLTKNKVERLAKDDDRLSEAVFMAKASDVVVLCLGLNETVEGEMHDDGNGGWAGDKDDLRLPLCQRKLLKAVAETGKPIIVVLLSGGSLDPEIEQYANVKALIQAWYPGQEGGKAIAHLLYGALCPSGKLPVTFYKAEAKLPPFTDYSLIRRTYRYCDDPDVLYPFGFGLSYASFSFCLSAAQETEQNGVAATVLVRNTSALDARTVVQLYLAMEGKDLPPHPVLCGMKSVHLKAGEETQITFILEEKQFTAVQEDGNRYAVRGGYTLYAGSSQMDARSRMLGADKPATLCCIR from the coding sequence ATGACTGCACGACAGAGAGCACAAGAGCTGGTAGAGCGCATGAACCTGCCTCAGATGATGAGCCAGTTGCGCCATGACGCTCCTGCCATCGAAAGCTTGGGTATTCCTGCCTACAACTGGTGGAACGAGGGCCTGCATGGCTCTGCAAGAAGCGGTACCGCCACCGTCTTCCCCCAAGCCATCGGCCTTGCCTCCCTCTTCGACCCCGATTTTCTGTATGCTGTTGCCTCTGTCGTCTCGACCGAGCAAAGGGCAAAATACAACCTCTTTACCCATGAGAACGACCGTGACATCTACAAGGGCCTGACCGTCTGGTCTCCGAATGTGAACATATTCCGCGACCCCCGCTGGGGACGCGGCCAGGAGACCTTCGGCGAGGACCCCTATTTGACAGCCCGCCTTGCTGTGGCTTTCATCAGAGGTTTGCAGGGTGAAGGCCCGGTACTCAAGACAGCATCCTGCGTAAAGCACTTTGCCGCCCACAGCGGGCCGGAACCCTTGCGCCACGGCTTTAATGCGGTGGTGGGCAAGAAGGATTTGGAGGAGACATACCTTCCCGCCTTTGCATCTGCAGTGAAGGAAGCAAAGGCCGATGCAGTAATGGGCGCTTACAGTGCATTAAACGATGAGCCTTGCTGTGCAAGCTCCTTTTTGATGGAAGAAACGCTTCGCCTCCGATGGGGCTTTGAGGGGATGTACATCTCCGACTGCTGGGCGATCCGCGACTTCCACCTCAATCACAAGGTTACCAAAAACGAAGAGGAGTCAGCAGCTCTAGCGTTGAAGCGCGGCTGCGACCTTGCCTGCGGCTGTGAATACCAGTCCCTGGAGAAAGCCTTCCAGAAGGGCCTTATCACCCGAGAGCAGATTAAAAAAGCAGCAATTCGGGTGATGACCACCCGTTTCAAGCTTGGGCAGTTCGACCAAGGCACGGCCTATGACACGCTTGGCCTTGAGAGTCTGGATAGTGATGAGCATGCTGCTCTTGCCTTTGAGGCATCGTGCCGCTCATTGGTGCTGTTGAAGAATGATGCTCTGCTTCCGCTGAAGAAGGAGGCTGTTTCCTGTCTTGCAGTCATCGGACCGAATGCCGACAGCCGCCAGGCATTGTGGGGTAACTACCACGGAACTTCCAGCCGGTATGTGACCATTCTGGAAGGCCTGAGGGACTATGTCGGTTCTTCTACCAGAATTCTCTACAGTGAAGGATCGAATCTGACAAAGAACAAGGTGGAGCGGCTTGCCAAAGATGACGACCGACTCAGCGAGGCTGTTTTCATGGCCAAAGCCAGTGATGTAGTGGTGCTGTGCCTGGGGCTGAACGAGACAGTGGAAGGCGAGATGCACGACGACGGCAACGGAGGTTGGGCGGGTGACAAGGACGACTTACGGCTCCCCTTGTGTCAGCGAAAGTTGCTGAAGGCAGTAGCCGAAACCGGTAAGCCCATTATTGTGGTGCTGCTCAGCGGAGGAAGCCTCGACCCTGAAATCGAGCAGTATGCCAATGTGAAGGCCCTCATCCAAGCGTGGTATCCCGGACAAGAGGGAGGCAAGGCGATCGCTCACCTGTTGTATGGCGCTTTGTGCCCATCGGGAAAGCTGCCGGTAACCTTTTACAAGGCCGAGGCAAAGCTTCCCCCCTTCACCGATTACTCGCTTATACGAAGGACCTACCGCTACTGCGATGATCCAGATGTGCTCTACCCCTTCGGCTTCGGCCTTAGCTATGCATCCTTCTCCTTCTGCCTGTCGGCAGCACAGGAGACTGAGCAAAACGGGGTTGCAGCAACTGTCTTGGTACGCAATACTTCAGCACTCGATGCAAGGACGGTGGTGCAGCTGTACCTTGCCATGGAAGGGAAGGACCTTCCACCCCATCCTGTGCTGTGCGGCATGAAAAGTGTGCATCTGAAAGCAGGTGAGGAAACTCAGATTACGTTCATCCTCGAGGAAAAACAGTTCACCGCTGTCCAAGAGGATGGAAACCGATATGCTGTACGTGGGGGATATACCCTGTATGCAGGGTCGAGCCAAATGGATGCACGAAGCAGGATGCTTGGTGCAGACAAACCAGCAACACTATGTTGTATTCGTTAA
- a CDS encoding carbohydrate ABC transporter permease: protein MKQATTPSTIRESGGRKLFRVINTLMLAFICLIFIIPIWNVLITSVAKDVDVMGADYLLMPRSFTLENYWRVLNSGYMGAFKNSLFVALLGTGLSMLITVPMGFSLAQKHLVGRSVIMKAIVFTMVFDAGIMPFYIVVRSLGLINSMGAIIFPVAISTFNLIIIKNFMASIPVSLIESATLDGCNDLMILLRIVLPLSVSIIAAVTLFYFVSYWNRYFEVIMFINDSRKYTLQVVLRSLMFESDESLGGGQYVYNNLKMAVMVLGMLPVLIIYPFVQKHFVSGLMLGGVKG, encoded by the coding sequence ATGAAACAAGCTACAACACCAAGTACGATCCGCGAGAGCGGAGGGCGTAAGCTCTTTCGGGTTATCAACACCCTGATGCTGGCCTTCATCTGCCTGATTTTCATTATCCCCATCTGGAACGTACTCATCACCTCGGTGGCCAAGGACGTCGATGTCATGGGTGCCGACTATCTCTTGATGCCCCGCTCCTTTACGTTAGAGAACTACTGGAGAGTGCTGAACAGCGGCTATATGGGTGCGTTCAAGAACTCTTTGTTCGTCGCCCTGCTGGGGACCGGACTTTCCATGCTGATTACGGTTCCTATGGGCTTCTCCCTTGCACAGAAGCATCTGGTGGGAAGGTCGGTCATCATGAAGGCCATTGTATTCACGATGGTCTTCGATGCGGGCATCATGCCGTTTTATATCGTTGTCCGCTCGCTGGGTCTTATCAACAGTATGGGAGCCATCATATTCCCGGTGGCGATCTCCACGTTCAATCTGATCATTATCAAGAACTTCATGGCCAGCATCCCGGTCTCGCTCATCGAGAGCGCCACCTTGGATGGTTGCAACGATCTGATGATTCTGCTCAGGATTGTACTGCCTCTTTCGGTTTCCATTATTGCGGCGGTTACATTGTTTTACTTTGTAAGTTACTGGAATAGATATTTTGAGGTTATTATGTTCATCAATGACAGCCGCAAGTACACCCTGCAGGTGGTCTTGCGCTCTCTGATGTTCGAGTCCGACGAGTCCCTCGGTGGTGGTCAGTATGTGTACAACAACCTGAAGATGGCAGTCATGGTACTGGGCATGCTTCCTGTTCTGATCATTTATCCGTTCGTCCAGAAACACTTTGTTTCCGGTCTGATGCTCGGAGGTGTCAAGGGTTGA
- a CDS encoding ATP-binding protein produces the protein MKEYLPRVADSVLNNKLEAKGAVLIEGPKWCGKTTTALQKAKSVVLMQDPLHKQQNLALAELNPLQLLTGETPRLIDEWQLAPQLWDAIRFEVDKRDEFEQFILTGSSVPIADMSNSHTGTGRITRMTMRPMTLYESKDSDGSVSLRSLFGPRSDVSSESKISIEELAFLICRGGWPKAIGRSERISLQQAFDYVDSIIAQDVSRVDGISRDPQRMKNLLRSYSRFVASDTKITTIRDDMVVNDVDTLDYDTVYSYISALKKIFVIEDLPAWNPKLRSKTAIRTTDTRHFTDPSIATASLGIGPQDLLGDLQTMGLFFENLCIRDLRVFAEALDGDVYHYRDKTDLECDAVIHLRNGSYGLVEVKLGGSAIDIAAGNLLKLQEKLDTDRMKHPSFLMVLTGTKYAYTRKDGVHVVPIGCLGL, from the coding sequence ATGAAGGAATATCTACCAAGAGTTGCTGATAGCGTGTTGAACAATAAGCTTGAGGCAAAAGGAGCTGTACTTATTGAAGGACCTAAATGGTGTGGAAAAACAACTACGGCATTACAAAAAGCAAAAAGCGTAGTATTAATGCAGGATCCTCTTCATAAACAACAAAATCTAGCTCTGGCTGAGCTAAATCCTTTACAACTGCTCACAGGGGAGACTCCCAGGCTCATCGATGAATGGCAACTTGCACCTCAGTTATGGGATGCCATCCGTTTTGAAGTTGATAAGCGGGATGAATTTGAACAGTTCATTCTCACAGGATCTTCTGTACCGATTGCTGATATGTCAAATTCACACACAGGCACAGGACGCATAACAAGAATGACAATGCGACCAATGACACTGTATGAAAGCAAAGATTCCGATGGATCGGTATCCCTACGGTCACTGTTTGGACCAAGGAGTGATGTTTCTTCAGAGAGCAAAATTTCAATCGAAGAACTCGCTTTCCTCATATGTAGAGGCGGGTGGCCGAAAGCCATTGGTCGGTCGGAAAGAATTTCCTTGCAACAAGCTTTTGATTATGTGGACTCAATTATTGCTCAAGATGTATCTCGAGTTGATGGAATTTCGAGAGATCCACAACGCATGAAAAATCTACTCCGCTCATATTCCAGATTTGTCGCTTCTGATACAAAGATTACTACAATCCGTGATGATATGGTCGTAAATGATGTTGATACTCTTGATTATGATACTGTCTACTCATATATCTCTGCATTGAAAAAAATCTTTGTCATAGAAGACCTTCCAGCTTGGAATCCCAAACTTCGTTCCAAGACAGCAATAAGAACAACTGATACACGGCATTTTACCGATCCATCCATTGCAACCGCATCACTGGGTATTGGGCCACAGGATCTATTGGGAGATTTGCAGACCATGGGATTGTTTTTTGAAAACCTCTGTATACGTGATTTACGAGTTTTTGCTGAAGCTCTCGATGGGGATGTTTACCATTACAGAGACAAAACCGACTTGGAATGCGATGCAGTCATTCACCTTCGCAATGGCTCTTATGGATTAGTTGAAGTAAAGCTGGGAGGTAGCGCTATTGATATTGCAGCTGGTAATTTGCTGAAGCTTCAGGAGAAACTTGATACAGATCGAATGAAACACCCCTCTTTTCTCATGGTCCTAACAGGAACGAAGTATGCATATACACGAAAAGATGGTGTTCATGTAGTGCCTATCGGATGTCTGGGATTATAA